A genome region from Chlorobaculum tepidum TLS includes the following:
- a CDS encoding molybdopterin-dependent oxidoreductase — MHKKIISRRQFLAAAGVLGGMSLLRPIWGLATASTSESTAAGGATTWVPSICNFCSSFCDIKVQTRESDGVRRIVKIDGNTESPLNRGRICARGQAGLRQTYDPDRLKQPLIRVAGSKRGEWNFRAATWDEAYSYIVSRLQKINPWEASLIGGWTACVSYMHFSLPFCQTMQIPNIVASPLQHCVTAGHLGTDLVTGNFNVHDEILADFENARYILFSLNNASVAAISTARAVRFGQAKKNGAKVVCLDPRMGELASKADEWIPVKPGTDHAFFLAMLHTLLREKLYDADFVSKHTNAPFLAYKDKNGAVHLAADMSGGKPSSYYVLDSISGGVRAVPGYINTNEKAAGGGRIQPALNAPAGLTWKGHAVKTVFDMFIEESEPFTPEWAAAITDVPAETIRRIAIEFGQARPAMVDPGWMGARYHHLIGQRRLQAIIQTLVGGIDKPGGWMMSGEYHHRSEKAWHNMQHGIDSSHEPPVERPGMGFAHALLDIFANPKAWEHGKPALSFAWAMEQQKQGKPSAFLPAMADTGLLEAVKGELTFNGEPYRMKALIMNAANPMRHYFPAKRWEEILTNDNLDLVVAIDVLPSDTTLYADVILPNHTYLERNEPLLYPLGPETGIGYTTRLRAIEPLYDTRDTTDILCEIARRMGRLEPYLDGIAEYAGLDPQLLRNEVAAAQRAKKPLNEAFLKTAYVAIGKFSGKLTGKEMTGAQVEATIRDKGLLLLKNADEVVKEMNLPRKLPVPTMSGRLELFSPILESFAQQAGQQPLFNPVLGYVPRVLTNQGDKNDLSADEFYFTYGKVPVVSHASTNSNNALLAAVTEPKKGQFMGLWMNAAKAKTLGLSNGQEVEVTNLRYGPKVKATLFTTEMIRPDTVFLPSAYGSKNKKLSIAGGKGTALNELMPYSIEPIAASFMSQEFTVSVKPVNS; from the coding sequence ATGCATAAAAAAATCATTTCACGCCGTCAGTTTCTCGCGGCGGCTGGTGTACTCGGCGGTATGTCGCTGTTGCGGCCAATCTGGGGTCTGGCGACAGCCTCGACTTCGGAAAGCACGGCGGCAGGCGGCGCGACCACCTGGGTGCCAAGCATCTGCAACTTCTGCTCTTCGTTCTGCGACATCAAGGTGCAGACCAGAGAGAGCGATGGCGTGCGCCGGATCGTCAAAATCGACGGCAACACCGAAAGCCCGCTGAATCGCGGACGCATCTGCGCTCGCGGCCAGGCGGGGCTGCGCCAGACCTACGATCCTGACCGACTCAAGCAGCCGCTGATCCGAGTCGCGGGCAGCAAGCGCGGTGAGTGGAACTTCCGCGCGGCCACATGGGACGAGGCGTACAGCTACATCGTCAGCCGTCTCCAGAAGATCAACCCGTGGGAAGCGAGCCTCATCGGCGGCTGGACGGCCTGTGTATCGTACATGCACTTCAGCCTCCCCTTCTGCCAGACCATGCAGATTCCCAACATCGTCGCCTCGCCGCTCCAGCACTGCGTGACAGCGGGACACCTCGGCACCGACCTCGTGACTGGCAATTTCAACGTGCACGACGAAATCCTCGCCGATTTCGAGAACGCACGATACATTCTCTTCAGTCTGAACAATGCCTCGGTGGCTGCGATTTCGACCGCCCGCGCCGTACGTTTCGGCCAGGCGAAGAAAAACGGCGCGAAGGTTGTCTGCCTCGACCCGCGCATGGGCGAGCTGGCCTCGAAGGCAGACGAGTGGATTCCGGTCAAGCCCGGCACCGACCACGCCTTCTTCCTCGCAATGCTGCACACGCTGCTTCGCGAAAAGCTCTACGACGCCGATTTCGTCTCGAAGCACACCAACGCGCCGTTTCTGGCGTACAAGGACAAAAATGGCGCGGTACATCTGGCCGCCGATATGAGCGGGGGCAAGCCATCATCATATTACGTGCTCGATTCGATCAGCGGAGGAGTCCGCGCGGTTCCGGGCTACATCAACACCAACGAGAAAGCAGCGGGCGGCGGACGCATCCAGCCCGCGCTCAACGCTCCGGCGGGGCTGACATGGAAAGGCCACGCGGTCAAGACGGTGTTCGACATGTTCATCGAGGAGTCCGAACCCTTTACCCCCGAATGGGCCGCAGCCATCACCGACGTGCCTGCTGAAACGATCCGGCGTATCGCCATCGAGTTCGGCCAGGCACGGCCCGCAATGGTCGATCCAGGCTGGATGGGCGCACGTTACCACCACCTCATCGGCCAGCGCCGCTTGCAGGCGATCATCCAGACGCTCGTCGGCGGCATCGACAAGCCGGGCGGCTGGATGATGAGCGGCGAGTACCACCACCGCTCCGAAAAGGCATGGCACAACATGCAGCACGGCATCGACAGCAGCCACGAGCCGCCGGTCGAGCGCCCCGGCATGGGCTTCGCACACGCCCTGCTCGACATCTTCGCCAACCCGAAGGCGTGGGAACATGGCAAACCGGCTCTGTCGTTCGCCTGGGCGATGGAGCAGCAGAAGCAGGGCAAGCCCTCGGCCTTCCTGCCCGCAATGGCCGACACCGGCCTGCTGGAAGCGGTCAAGGGCGAGCTGACTTTCAATGGCGAACCCTACCGAATGAAGGCGCTCATCATGAACGCGGCCAACCCGATGCGCCACTACTTCCCGGCCAAACGGTGGGAGGAGATTCTCACCAACGACAATCTCGACCTGGTCGTGGCCATCGACGTACTGCCTTCGGACACGACGCTCTACGCCGATGTGATTCTGCCAAACCACACCTATCTCGAACGCAACGAGCCACTGCTCTACCCGCTCGGCCCCGAAACGGGTATCGGCTACACGACGCGCCTGCGGGCCATCGAGCCGCTCTACGACACGCGCGACACCACCGACATCCTCTGCGAAATCGCCCGCCGCATGGGCAGGCTGGAGCCGTACCTCGATGGCATCGCCGAGTACGCGGGCCTCGATCCGCAATTGTTGCGGAACGAAGTGGCCGCCGCTCAACGGGCGAAAAAGCCGCTCAACGAGGCGTTCCTCAAAACCGCTTACGTGGCGATAGGTAAATTCTCCGGCAAGCTCACCGGCAAGGAGATGACCGGCGCGCAGGTCGAGGCGACCATAAGGGACAAAGGGCTGCTCCTGCTCAAAAACGCCGACGAGGTGGTTAAGGAGATGAACCTGCCGCGCAAGCTTCCCGTGCCGACCATGTCTGGACGTCTGGAGCTGTTCAGCCCGATTCTCGAATCGTTCGCACAGCAGGCTGGCCAGCAGCCGCTCTTCAATCCGGTGCTCGGCTACGTGCCGCGCGTCCTCACGAATCAGGGCGACAAGAACGACCTCAGCGCGGACGAGTTCTACTTCACTTACGGCAAGGTGCCGGTGGTGTCGCACGCCTCGACCAACAGCAATAACGCGCTGCTCGCCGCAGTCACTGAACCGAAAAAAGGACAGTTCATGGGTCTGTGGATGAACGCTGCGAAAGCGAAAACGCTCGGCCTCTCGAACGGCCAGGAGGTCGAAGTGACCAACCTGCGCTACGGTCCGAAGGTGAAAGCGACGCTCTTCACCACCGAAATGATCCGGCCCGACACGGTGTTCCTGCCCTCAGCTTACGGCAGCAAGAACAAAAAACTCAGCATCGCCGGAGGCAAGGGCACCGCCCTGAACGAACTGATGCCGTACAGCATCGAGCCGATCGCAGCGTCGTTCATGTCGCAGGAGTTCACCGTAAGCGTCAAGCCTGTAAACAGTTAA